The nucleotide window TGTGACTGTTTCTGTGGGTAAGAACAGGGAAGCTGAACATGATTTCATGTTGTGTATATGGTGGTATCAAATCATCTCATTCTgatcttctgtttatttttatttgggatGGGGGGGAGGGTGTCTGCTTCAAGgatttaaaaatgcttcaaacactttttttctttacaaatgaCTGATAGGACACAGACCTGTGCAGATGGCTGtcctgcctcagtttctgtAAGAGAGGTTACAGAGCTGTCATGCCACATCTCTTGAGCTGCTGTTGTGGTGGTTCTTGTGCTGATGCTGAACTTCGTGGGGCTGCTGGTCATTACTTCCTGAGAACAAAGTGAATTTTGTTCCCAGAGACTCCAGCAGTACAGCTGCCATGGTAGAGGCTGGGCAACTGTAGTCCCTGCAGGGAGTTTTCTGCTTGCTGTGAACTTCTGGTCCATCTTTTTTGAATCACACTTTATCTTTGTAATCAACCAGGTCTCTGGACCAAAGAGCATGCATCTGAACTTCACAAGAAGGCTTTGGCAGATTATCCTGTAGGCTTTGCTCAGTTCATTCTTGCATTGCTAAAATGTGTCTGCGTGGAAGCATTGTTAAATTCTGCTGTAGACAAGTCAGGGAGGagtaaggggggggggggggggggggcagggatATGTTTATTAAGATACAGCCTTGGCTGTATTTTAACCAGTAATTTTGGGGAAGGGGTGTCAGGAGAAGAAAATAGTCACTGTTCCCCTTATTGAAAGAAACTGGaacttttatttcaagaaaagaaattatttgcaatttaAGTGGAGTGTCATAATCCAGTAGACCCTAGACAAGGGGTTGATATTCTAACTGTTAACCAGCAAACAATATGGTCTAGTCTACAAAACAGTCacgggagggaggggaaaattGGCTTTCTGTTAAATTGGCAATTGGCAAACTCTCCAGTGGAGCTAAGATTTTGTTGAGAATGTGTTTTCTCTGGCTTTGTATGTGTTGTAGCACTGACTTGTGAAGAGATTCATGAGTTGCGAGTGCAAAAAAGATGAATGGAAAAATCCTGATTTTGTTAATTAAACTCAATAAAAGCTCCCTGGAACTCCtatttgttctggttttttttttgttttttttttgtttttttttttttacttttaactgtGCTGTGTGAAAAGCATGCTGGTGTCATTATAGACACTCAAAGTCTGCGTTGTATGCAACAACCTTTGGAGAGAAGCCTCAAGAGAAGGAGGCCTGTGATAAATCGAAAAAATGCTCTCCTGTGTGTCCATGAGAGGGAGGCATCCTTTTTCTGCTCAGATGAGCTGATGGCTGCTGTTTCTCTAGGGTCAAATGCTCCACAGTCTTTGTCTCCACTGGACTAGAGGACTCTGTGTGGCGTCTGTTTGCAGTGCCAAGTTAGCCTCGACTTTGACAATGGGAGTTTCTGCAAGGGGCTGGAGGAGCActgcaggtcctgctgaggTTGTGTCCTCGTGTCTTCCATCAGGAGTCATCCTGAGCTCTCCCTTGATGGCTACTTGTGCAGCAGAAGACCTTGTGCAGGCTGTGGGTCTCGTTGTTggaatgaatattttaaagatgctTCAGAAAATCACCAGGAAAGGAGTTGGCAAAAGCAGGTTTAATGTAAAAGCGAAAGCAGGGTGAAGTTCAGTGCCAAGATTTACTCTGCTGTGGCCTAGATGGTTCAAGCATACAGTGTAAAAGCAGACCACACTCAACCGAAATGCCGAATCAACCCAAAATTGTCTATCTGGAGGctgagggagaagaggaaaaagaaagatacaAATGCCTTGAGTCACAAGGTTCAGAGCAGACCCCCTTGTTCAACAGGGACCTGGACTTGACCAGTTGGTTTATGCATAAAGATTTAACAGCAGACCTAACACCATTTAATTGACAGCTCAAGTTAAGCAATTTAACTAAAGATTTGTACAGGATTTACTATAATGGTAACTAAGTACTTTGGATTGTAAACAACATGGTCCCACTTCGAGCAGTAAAAGCATACTGGTGCAATGAAATGAGGTACTGTGCAAGTACATAAATGCTGAATGCATTCTGGTTTGCTGGGGTTGCACTGAAACTAACCTACACATGTATCGAAAGGtgtagctttatttttaatatatttactatATTGCTTTTGTTAAGCCATGAAACTCAATCTGGCACAAATAACACATAACTAATTAGTCATATTACAGCAAATATCCCGGGTTCATGAGTTCTTACCCACGTTTAAATTCCAAGCCTTTTTGTATATACTATTAAGGTCTTGATGGCGAGAGGCAAATGCAAAAGATGACGTATGTGTTACCGTACTGCAGGAATGTTACTGCAGAACGCCTCAGCCGCGGTCGCTGACGCCGCCCCGAGCTCGCGGGCCCCGCGGGCCCCGCGCTGTTCCCGCAGGCGCGCTCGGGGCTCGAGCCCTCCAGTCCTGGTCCGGGCGCTGCGTCTGCGCCTGCgcggggaggggaggaggggggggcGGCGGAGATCCGGTCACGTGGCTCGCGGCCGGCCCGTCATGGCCGCCTACCTGCAGTGGCGCCGCTTCGTCTTCTTCGACAGAGAGACCGTCAGGGAGCCGGCGGGGCCGGATGGGGCCGGCGCGAAGCCCTTCGCGCTGCCCCCGGGCATCACAGTGTGCGACTCGGGCCGGGGGAGCCTCGTATTCGGAGATATCCTGCGCGGGGCTCAGCCCGACCGAGTCCTGGCCCGTCTGTCGCGGCCCGGGGGATATTTGGGCCTTGGGAATGCGGCAGCTTTCCGTTCTCGGCTGCGCTtaagctaaaaaaaacccaaaccgcCACCGCATATGTTGGTGCTCCGGGGTTGCTCTGCAGAAGTATTTGCTGTAGCTCTAGTGGCGTGCAGATTCTCGTATGGATGGAGgtgtggggctttttgtttctttgttccCCTTATGTGCCTTAACTGTGATCTAAATATGGAAGGTCAGATTTGGTTTTTGCCTCGCTCTCTACAACTCAGCAGCTTCCAAGCTTACAAGCTAAGGGTAACGCATCTGTACCAGCTGAAGCAGCACAGTATCCTGGTTTCTATTGGTGAGGATGAAGAGGGTATTAATCCTTTGGTAAGTGAAGTgacaaagagaggaaaatgcatttgtaaTGCGTGTCTTTCTTAAAGACTACTGGGATGATCTTAGTTGCCCTTTCTTACCTTAAGTAGCTTGTCCGTTCTGGGTCCTGTAACATTTTGATGCCAGTTGGTGGCCTTCTAATACCCCACGTTTTGCTTATGCCAGATTGTCATTGTTTGTAGGTGAAAGTCTGGAACCTGGAGAAACGAGATGGTGGTAATCCTCTCTGCACACGAATTTTTCCAGCAATACCAGGTAACAAGCCCACGGTTGTATCCTGCCTAACTGTCCACGAGAATCTTAATTTCATGGCTATCGGTAAGTAAAGCTGAACTGTAATAgcttaagaaaaatattacactCCTTACTGAGAGGTAAGGAACATGAATAGATAACACAAAAATCAGCATAGAAGATCCTGATTATATTTATTCTCACTCAGTTGTTACATTATTCTCGCTGAGATACTGTGTATCTCATGCTATCCTACAGCTCAACAGATAAATGGGCAAATTTAGCCTACTGTATATTTTACACTAATAACTTTGATACTTGGAAGTGCATATTTTTAGTTGATAACCTGTTTTCCCTGCCAGTTGGTAAGGCTACATGTTTATTGAACTTAGTACTAAACATAGCTTCTGTTTGTACAGGAAAAAGCAAGAGTTTTGTGATACCCAATGTTACAGAGTTATTTTTTCAGGCATGTTATACAaactttttttcaaagaaaaaaacaaatttcccTTTCTGGATTTAACTATTCCTTGGTAATGTTTCTTACATGAGAAAGGGCTTAGCTCTTTGGACAGAGTAAGAGCAGTAATGTTCTGAGAGTACAAGTGCTCTCAGCTGACTTGGTCCCTACACTGTAATCAAAAAGCTTGCTATCCCTGTGTGTATGGTGGCCTTCAACCCTGGAACAACTTACAAGACTGGGGCTGTTGGCAAGCTATGAAAACTGCACATTTTACTGTCTTAAAAAAATCTCCCTCTGGGCTTTTTTACAGGGTGTAGTGTGTTTTGAATAAGCAAGGGACTTGAAGTTATAGTTACAGTTGCAGCATGGGAAGGccatttgtaaaacaaaatacagacaGAGTCAAACAAAATTAATCTGCATGTGAAGTTCATTTGTGGAAAGCAAGTTAACCCTTGCTGAACAGTGCTATCCTGTGTGCAGTTGTGTGACAGCTCTGAACTGTaacaggagcagtgaggggTGATTTGGTGAGGATTGACGTGGTGTGACAACCTGTGGCAATCCCCTTGCTTTATACCATGCTGGTGATCATGGTGTTGTCACTGATTGGAGCTTCCCTAGCTTATGCTGGCTAAAATTTCAGGTGTGTTGTAAAAGTAGTAGTTAAGTCTGTACGCTTCACCAGGTTTTGCAGATGGGAGCATTGTGCTTACTAAAGGAGACATCACTCGAGACCGGCACAGTAAGACCCAGGTCCTACACGAAGGCAGTTACCCAGTTACTGGCCTTGCTTTTCGACAGTCTGGCAAAACAACGCATCTGTTTGTGGTGACCACAGAGAACATCCAGGTGAGAAGCTAGTTGAAAAAAAGTGACTTGGACTTGCAAATTCTGTTGGCTTCAGAGTCTAGTTCAGAGCAATCCCCAAACCCTCGAGTTTCCTCTGCAGTCTTATATGCTTTCAGTGAAAGACTATCCTCACCTGGAGCTGGACACTCACGGTTGTGGATTGCGCTGTTCATCTCTCAGTGACCCCTCCCAGGATCTCCAGTTCATCGTGGCTGGAAATGAATGTGTGTACCTTTACCAACCAGACGAACGTGGCCCCTGCTTTGCCTTCGAGGGACAAAAGCTGATCGTTCACTGGTATCGGGGGTACCTCATCATTGTCTCCAAGGACCGAAAGACTTCCCCAAAGTAGGGCTCCTCTATAAACAGATGAGTTCTTTTTGCTCATGTGGCTTCATTATTACTATTCTTATTACTATTCTTATTACTATTCTTATTACTATTCTTATTACTATTCTTATTACTATTCTTATTACTATTCTTATTACTATTcttattactgttattattatgactgttattattattactattattattattattactattattattactattctccttcttcttctcctccttctcctccttctcctccttctcctccttctcctccttctcctccttctcctccttctcctccttctcctccttctcctccttctcctccttctcctccttctcctccttctcctccttctcctccttctcctccttctcctccttctcctccttctcctccttctcctccttctcctccttctcctccttctcctccttctcctccttctcctccttctcctccttctcctccttctcctccttctcctccttctcctccttctcctccttctcctccttctcctccttctcctccttctcctccttctcctccttctcctccttctcctccttctcctccttctcctccttctcctccttctcctccttctcctccttctcctccttctcctccttctcctccttctcctccttctcctccttctcctccttctcctccttctcctccttctcctccttctcctccttctcctccttctcctccttctcctccttctcctccttctcctccttctcctccttctcctccttctcctccttctcctccttctcctccttctcctccttctcctccttctcctccttctcctccttctcctccttctcctccttctcctccttctcctccttctcctccttctcctccttctcctccttctcctccttctcctccttctcctccttctcctccttctcctcctttcttctccttcttcctcctcccccctgTGAAGCTTTGCTCCTGGGGGCAGATTGCAACTCTGTCAGATATTGTTGAGGTTCATCCAGACCCATATATTGATTAACTTCCATTGTGAGAGTAGCACAATTAAGTGTGCTGAgttagtgggatttttttccagtcctATGAATTTCTCAGTGTAACAGGATGATGGAATTTGTATATAAATGCATGGTGGTTTCTCTCTGGATCCACTTAGTTTAATTACCTAAATGAACTCTGTTTATCTTGCTTTCTATACATCCCTAGTTTGAATAGGTATGGAGATTTCAAGTTATGttcattctgttttctaaaaCTTTGTTCTGCTCTCCAGGTCAGAATTTGCTGGGAACGAGGCACAGAAttcagaaaaacaagtcctGAATATCTACGACTTGTGCAACAAATTCATTGCATACAGCTCAATCTTTGATGATATAGTGGATGTCTTGGCAGAGTGGGGTTCTCTCTATGTATTGACCAGAGATGGGAAGATCCATGTACTGCAGGAGAAGGATACACAAACCAAACTTGAGGCatgtaaatttgttttcttattagTCTCTGCCTTATGTCTGTAAGATTGCACTGGCTCTGCAGACTGAAAAATTGAACCGTTCAGGTAAGTGAATTACATAACAAGTGAGTGAATAGCTTTACAGTATAACCAGTGTTGTAAGACAATTGGTAAAGGCCCAAGCTCATGTATGCactaagaagaagaagaagaagaaacaactTGTTTTCCAGGTGCATTTTAACTTGTTTTGTGGGGTGGTATTTCTCTCATACTGCTCTTATCATGTATTTAACAGATGCTGTTCAGAAAGAACTTATTTGAAATGGCCATTAACCTGGCCAAGAGCCACCACCTGGACAGCGATGGGTTGTCGGAGATTTTCCGGCAGTATGGTGATCACCTCTATAACAAGGGAAACCATGACGGAGCCATCCAGCAGTATATCCGGTAGGTGAGGGTCCTGTGGAGCTGGGATGGTGTAGTACAGGTAGGAGCAACGTAGGCTTTGGTTTCTGTTTCAgcccaggaagaaaaacagttcaaaatagaaaaaaagtatGACTTGAGGTAGAAATTATACCTGTACAAAGATGTCAGGGGGACTAAAAATCTTTAACAAGTTGCTTGAAAATTGCTTTGTACACCTTAGGATAAAATTCTTCTCTTTGATGGTATTTTAACGTGAATAATGCAGGCCCATTGGGATGGAGTGGGATCTGGTGACATCATTATAGAGAAGGGATCACTCTGTGCAAATAGATGATGGAATTTGACCATGTATGGCAGTCTTGTTGGAAAGTACTCAAGCAGTTCAATGTCAGTTTTAAACCatcttgggttttttaaaactaGAACTCAGAGCAGCCTTGTTTTGGGGCTTACTGAAAAAGTTCATGTTCACTACTTTAAATGCCACAAAGTGTTACATTACTGTGGAGCTGATGCTCCAGAGTCCCTGAAATCTAGTGAAAGTCAGAATGTCTTTTTACCTTAACTTGCTTTAACTATCACAGTAACTGTCACTGAACTGCTCCATGTTTAGAGCATAAGCATTTAAAGCTGACTTTGAGTTATGTGACTGAAATGAAGGAAGATGGAGCTTTTGTTCCTCTCTTCTTTTGGCTTCCCAGTTTGTTGTGCTCAGAGCTTAGTCTTTTCTTCTCGCTGCCACCTCTAAAGAAAGATTAACTCCTTGTATACTGTCATGGTCATCCTGGTCAAGACCTTTGTATCAGTTAGTGTGCAGATGGGTGGTCTTACATTGTAAATAGTTGTTGCTTCTGATCTGTAGCTGAGCAGTCCCAAGAGGGTTAGTGCCTGCTAAAGTTAAGGCATCTCTGTGTTCTGTTGTTAATTTCTCCATTTGTGTTGACTTCATGAGCATACAATACCTTGTAACATTGCTTTTCTCCTCACAGAACTATAGGAAAGCTAGAACCATCTTATGTTATTCGGAAATTCCTGGATGCTCAGCGTATCCACAATCTCACTGCTTATCTACAGATGCTCCATCTACAGTCCCTGGCCAATGCAGACCACACTACACTTCTGCTGAATTGCTATACCAAACTCAAAGACAGCTCCAAACTGGAAGAGTTCATTAAGGTATTGGGGGGACATAGAATCATGCTACATTTTTATGTCATCATAATAATTAAAAAGGGGTAGTGGTGACATTGTAAGTTCCATTCTGTACGACTGTTAAGAGTGAGAATAATGAATTTACCATTCAGTACCCTGAGTGGTAAAGGTCTTTGCTCCTTTATTTCCAAGCTCTTGCTTACATTCTCAGTTTGGTTGGTTTGCCATCTGGGTCTAGAGTGTGTTTGATTCTGGCAAGCAAATAAGAAATGCTTACACCCCTTTCCTTTCTGCAAGGGTGATTTTTCCCTTGCATGAGAGGTACCAAATTGTCCCTGCTCATGTTTCCCGCCTCTTACATAAATGATTACTGCTTCTGGACTGTTAGAATTTTTCTGAGGGGCCATCTCTCTGCTTTCGTTCTCGGAGACAAGTGAGAGTGAGGTCCACTTTGATGTGGAAACGGCTATCAAGGTGCTTCGCCAGGCTGGTTACTACTCCCACGCCGTGTACCTGGCAGAGAAACATGAGCATCATGAATGGTACCTCAAAATACAGTTAGAGGACATCAAGGTGAGGAGACATAATTGCATGTGTGTTCTTACTGGGGAGAATACCAATTCTCTAGCCTCCTCTTTAGTGAGAATATAATTTCACTGACTTCTTTGCTGAGGATAGCATGCTGAtgagagcagcagcaacaaTACTCATTGCTGTTGGTGTGATTGGTTGTGTGTTGCTTTTGGCTTGTGTGTTAGACTAAGTGTAGAAATCAGAaggtcttgtttttttttttttctgatgtggcTTTTTACAGTGCTCTTTAAGAGGAAGGAGGGTGGTTAGCTGGAGATTCATCTAAACGTTCCCCCAGGATATATCCAGTCTTTCTCCCTAAGGAGGAAAATAAGCAGGAATAGTGAACTAGGTCATAATTCAGAGCAAATGGTACTTGTGGCTTACTCACAGCATGTCTTCAATGCTTTCTGTTCTAACCTCAAAGTGGAGAGCAGAGGCCAATGTTTTGCAATTGTTTTGTTGTCTGTCTTCACAGAACTACCAAGAGGCTTTGCACTACATTGGAAAACTGCCCTTTGAACAGGCAGAGAGTAACATGAAGCGTTATGGTAAAATCCTGATGCACCATGTCCCTAATGAGACCACTGAATTGCTGAAGATCCTTTGCACTGATTACCGTCCCTTGGGAGGAAATGAAGGCCCTGGgatgctggaaggaaaaaaggtatGGTTTGTGTGGACTGAGAGTTGTTGCTCTCTGGTAGTAACTTGGCAGCGAGTGCTTCTGCATgccttgtgttgccagtctgATGTGTTAGGTATAATGAGAATTACACCTAAATAAACTCTGCTGAGGTGGAACCCCACCTGGAATATCGTGTCTTGCTCTGGAACCCTTAGCACAGAAAAGACATAGACCTTTTGGAgtgggtccagaggagggctACAAAAATGATCCGGCAGATGGAAAACACACCTGCTCTGAAGAAAGACTGAGTGAACTGGGGTTGCAGTCTGGATAAGGgaaggcttcagggagacctcactgcagcctttcagtactCAAAAGAGTTTTATAGGAAAGATGAGGACAAACTTTTTGCCGGGCCTGTTGGGATGCTACAAGAGGTAATAGTTTAAAAGTAAAAGAGGGCGGATTTAGAGtaaatagaaggaaggaacttTTTATAATGAGGGTGATGAAACACTGAAGCAGGTTGCAAAGAGAAGTAGATGGCCCCATACCTGGAAACACTCaggtcaggttggatgaggacctgagcagcctgatctaaTGGAAGATGTCCCAGCTCTTTGCAGGGGtattggactagatgacctttaaagttcccttcccacccaaactattcaatgattctatgaaaagcCCAATTCTGGTGGACTGGTAGACCTAGAGGCAGGGGACCTCTTAAAGCTATTGCTCATGATTGATCCTTAATGTTGTCAGCATCCTGTATTGTGCTGTATCCATCCTGAGATTCTGGAAATGAACATTCTTCATGGCAGGAAGGAAGCACTAGTGTGGCTTAGACTGATGTGGGTGCTTGTCTTCTTCTGACTGTTTTACAGGCTAATTCAGAGGAGTTCATCCCAGTCTTTGCAAACAACTCCCGAGAACTGAAAGCTTTTCT belongs to Cinclus cinclus chromosome 25, bCinCin1.1, whole genome shotgun sequence and includes:
- the LOC134053564 gene encoding vacuolar protein sorting-associated protein 11 homolog isoform X2 is translated as MAAYLQWRRFVFFDRETVREPAGPDGAGAKPFALPPGITVCDSGRGSLVFGDMEGQIWFLPRSLQLSSFQAYKLRVTHLYQLKQHSILVSIGEDEEGINPLVSEVKVWNLEKRDGGNPLCTRIFPAIPGNKPTVVSCLTVHENLNFMAIGFADGSIVLTKGDITRDRHSKTQVLHEGSYPVTGLAFRQSGKTTHLFVVTTENIQSYMLSVKDYPHLELDTHGCGLRCSSLSDPSQDLQFIVAGNECVYLYQPDERGPCFAFEGQKLIVHWYRGYLIIVSKDRKTSPKSEFAGNEAQNSEKQVLNIYDLCNKFIAYSSIFDDIVDVLAEWGSLYVLTRDGKIHVLQEKDTQTKLEMLFRKNLFEMAINLAKSHHLDSDGLSEIFRQYGDHLYNKGNHDGAIQQYIRTIGKLEPSYVIRKFLDAQRIHNLTAYLQMLHLQSLANADHTTLLLNCYTKLKDSSKLEEFIKTSESEVHFDVETAIKVLRQAGYYSHAVYLAEKHEHHEWYLKIQLEDIKNYQEALHYIGKLPFEQAESNMKRYGKILMHHVPNETTELLKILCTDYRPLGGNEGPGMLEGKKANSEEFIPVFANNSRELKAFLEHMTEVQADSPQGVYDTLLELRLQNWAHEQDEQIKEKLHNEALILLKSGRFKTVFDKALVLCQMHNFKDGVLYLYEQGKLFQQIMHYHMQNEQYKKVIEVCELYGDQEACLWEQALGYFARKEENCKEYIAAVLKHIENKNLMPPLLVVQTLAHNSTATLSVIKDYLVNKLQKQSRQIEQDEQRIQKYREETTRIRLEIEELKASPKIFQKTKCSICTSALELPSVHFLCGHSFHQHCFESYSESDSECPTCMPENRKVMDMIRAQEQKRDLHDQFQHQLKCSNDGFSVVADYFGRGVFNKLTLITDLPSGKTAATIEAGLQRELLIHTKRST
- the LOC134053564 gene encoding vacuolar protein sorting-associated protein 11 homolog isoform X1: MAAYLQWRRFVFFDRETVREPAGPDGAGAKPFALPPGITVCDSGRGSLVFGDMEGQIWFLPRSLQLSSFQAYKLRVTHLYQLKQHSILVSIGEDEEGINPLVKVWNLEKRDGGNPLCTRIFPAIPGNKPTVVSCLTVHENLNFMAIGFADGSIVLTKGDITRDRHSKTQVLHEGSYPVTGLAFRQSGKTTHLFVVTTENIQSYMLSVKDYPHLELDTHGCGLRCSSLSDPSQDLQFIVAGNECVYLYQPDERGPCFAFEGQKLIVHWYRGYLIIVSKDRKTSPKSEFAGNEAQNSEKQVLNIYDLCNKFIAYSSIFDDIVDVLAEWGSLYVLTRDGKIHVLQEKDTQTKLEMLFRKNLFEMAINLAKSHHLDSDGLSEIFRQYGDHLYNKGNHDGAIQQYIRTIGKLEPSYVIRKFLDAQRIHNLTAYLQMLHLQSLANADHTTLLLNCYTKLKDSSKLEEFIKTSESEVHFDVETAIKVLRQAGYYSHAVYLAEKHEHHEWYLKIQLEDIKNYQEALHYIGKLPFEQAESNMKRYGKILMHHVPNETTELLKILCTDYRPLGGNEGPGMLEGKKANSEEFIPVFANNSRELKAFLEHMTEVQADSPQGVYDTLLELRLQNWAHEQDEQIKEKLHNEALILLKSGRFKTVFDKALVLCQMHNFKDGVLYLYEQGKLFQQIMHYHMQNEQYKKVIEVCELYGDQEACLWEQALGYFARKEENCKEYIAAVLKHIENKNLMPPLLVVQTLAHNSTATLSVIKDYLVNKLQKQSRQIEQDEQRIQKYREETTRIRLEIEELKASPKIFQKTKCSICTSALELPSVHFLCGHSFHQHCFESYSESDSECPTCMPENRKVMDMIRAQEQKRDLHDQFQHQLKCSNDGFSVVADYFGRGVFNKLTLITDLPSGKTAATIEAGLQRELLIHTKRST
- the LOC134053564 gene encoding vacuolar protein sorting-associated protein 11 homolog isoform X3 translates to MAAYLQWRRFVFFDRETVREPAGPDGAGAKPFALPPGITVCDSGRGSLVFGDMEGQIWFLPRSLQLSSFQAYKLRVTHLYQLKQHSILVSIGEDEEGINPLVKVWNLEKRDGGNPLCTRIFPAIPGNKPTVVSCLTVHENLNFMAIGFADGSIVLTKGDITRDRHSKTQVLHEGSYPVTGLAFRQSGKTTHLFVVTTENIQSYMLSVKDYPHLELDTHGCGLRCSSLSDPSQDLQFIVAGNECVYLYQPDERGPCFAFEGQKLIVHWYRGYLIIVSKDRKTSPKSEFAGNEAQNSEKQVLNIYDLCNKFIAYSSIFDDIVDVLAEWGSLYVLTRDGKIHVLQEKDTQTKLENLFEMAINLAKSHHLDSDGLSEIFRQYGDHLYNKGNHDGAIQQYIRTIGKLEPSYVIRKFLDAQRIHNLTAYLQMLHLQSLANADHTTLLLNCYTKLKDSSKLEEFIKTSESEVHFDVETAIKVLRQAGYYSHAVYLAEKHEHHEWYLKIQLEDIKNYQEALHYIGKLPFEQAESNMKRYGKILMHHVPNETTELLKILCTDYRPLGGNEGPGMLEGKKANSEEFIPVFANNSRELKAFLEHMTEVQADSPQGVYDTLLELRLQNWAHEQDEQIKEKLHNEALILLKSGRFKTVFDKALVLCQMHNFKDGVLYLYEQGKLFQQIMHYHMQNEQYKKVIEVCELYGDQEACLWEQALGYFARKEENCKEYIAAVLKHIENKNLMPPLLVVQTLAHNSTATLSVIKDYLVNKLQKQSRQIEQDEQRIQKYREETTRIRLEIEELKASPKIFQKTKCSICTSALELPSVHFLCGHSFHQHCFESYSESDSECPTCMPENRKVMDMIRAQEQKRDLHDQFQHQLKCSNDGFSVVADYFGRGVFNKLTLITDLPSGKTAATIEAGLQRELLIHTKRST